AAAATGGTTCAAGGGTGTAGAAactagaaaatcaaataaggagaaaaagaagaattcgAAGAAGATCGAGGATGCAAAGAATAATGAGGGAAGTTCTGGAGCGTTGAAAATGGAACAGGAATGTTGTCTGGAAAACGTGAAGGAAAAAGTCGTGAAGATGATCAGTGTTGTCAAGGCGGAGATTAAGAAGGAAGAAGTATAGATGAAGATGGTAACAATCAATGATTATGAATTAAAAGGGAGAATGTGAATAAATTTCGAGACATAGACGCATATAAACGCATAGATACATCGTTTATaacaaattgtgaattttctggCTTTCTTGGCGTTTCAGAAAACTTCGAAGACGAATTTCCCGAAACCCGTCTGGTTGAGTTTTTAGTAGCCCTGAAAGAGTATGTTTCAAGAAACCTAGAAATTGTGTTAAttatttacttgaaaaatctggaaataaaattatggAGTACATTATGGAGTACACATTCGAAACGTTTTACattgtgaattttgagaaatttagaaatttactTCGAGCGAACTGATTACTAATTCATAAGATTTCTCCGTCGTCGGGTTGCGCTAGCAAAAAAGTTCTTCGTcgcaaaaaaaggttttcgctttttgatgtttgtcaacatttttatccattttttgacCCATCTGGTTTTTCTCCGTTTGGAACTTtacttttttgtgttgttcTAAATTCCATATACGTGTAAgagtgcaaaaaataaaaaataaaaaataaagaacaaATAAAATGAGGTCACTGATGTGTTGGGCAACATTGAAATAGAGGAATAGAGAAAAGGATTGATGGAGCATCTAAAGTGTCTCCCAAGaatatccattttcagaaagaactAGAGAAAGGGACcatcttcttattcttctcgATTTTCACTTTCTATGCAACGgaagagaaacaaaaagaaaatgtttgcTCTTATTTacgttattattttttgctgtttaGTCGTTTTTTTGTTAGCGTCTCTTCAAAGTACCAacaatttaacaatttccctCAAAACTTGTTGGCGGGCCCAAATCTGTTTCTAGTAGCTTCAAACTCTATGGTCTGGCATACTTTGTCCTTTGGCGAAACTCCATGGATCGATATGCATCGCCGTTCGGGAAAAAACCAATtcaaactttataaaaaactCTCGAAATGCATCTTAGAACACCTCAAATGCTATACCTTACCTGTCTAAATTCTTACTTCTACGCAGTCATGAAAATCTGTGTTTTTCTTATATCCATTTTccatgatgaataaataaatttcaatttcaatttcaaaatgcctacctgcctgcctacaaggAAAACATGGCTTAACTGATAAAGTACTGAGCTTAACTGATAAAGTACTCTAAAATGCCGCTCTAATAGTAAGTTTCCGCATAGGTATGTTAGATATCGAATTAGATCTCTTTATTTCTTGCCTCTTCAGATATCTTTAAGATAAAACGTTCGTTCAGGTTCAGactatttgatttttgaaacaagacAATTATGAATCATGTTCCGTTCCTCTCATATGCATGTATTGCTTATTTTAGCAAATTTACACCGTATGAACTCTTGATAAAAAAGAAGTAAAACCATTAGCTTCCTACTACTCTTCTGTCCAAGCTCAAGCTGCTTTTGAGCTCATAAAAACGCGTCGAAATTAATGCGATCTTACACACCACTTTTTGTGCCCGCGGCATGTCAGACTCATATCACTTAAATGTGTTCAACATTTGTCTTCATCTACAAATTGGTGGTCCTTCGTTTCAACTCTTGTCAGTGTTTAGAAGAAACAAAAGTGTTTTAGTAGAAGCAGAGGAACAACGCAGATATTTATATTTCTAATTGCGTGAAATAGTCTCTCTGGTTACTCTTCAAGATATCAAGGTTTCCTTGTTTGGTTTTGGTAACTgctattttgcatttttatactACTTTTTTCCGATTAGTACTTCTTTACAATTGTATAATTCAACGTTTGGTCGCCTTGCACTTCATTGCTGAACTTTTTCAGCGTATATcttaattgttaaaaaatcaaaattttgtcacCTGAAAAATACATACTATACCTTTTTATATAACTGTGCAGACAATTTCATAACATTTCTGAAGTAGAGTGGTGGGTGCAAAACTGATAAAGCTAATACGTATTTTCTGCCGAAGATCCATTATCTCTTGACACGGCTCTGTTCTATCATATCCCATAGAAGCATAATTTAGATGAGAACACTATTTCACTCCTGAACTCTTGaagtatttttctattattttaatttccaagttCCATGCCATTATCACTGTTCCATGTTCCTTCCCACTCTccttttctccatttttgtttaattttgattcGTTCCATGTAATTTGATTCTTTTTGGGAATCCCGCGTTCTCCGTCTCCACCGTCTTCTGCCTGTCTCcttgtttcattatttttctgcaaaaatgatCGACGACCTCTTTATTCGTAGAAAACGTTACAGTAATCTTTCCCTCTCTCCATCTAtcttcagaataaaaaataaacaaattccGAATGTCCTTGGCAAAGTAGTGAAGCAATATTTCCCGCTATCgtctattttttgtgttgcGACTACGACCACACCggggttttaaaaataaatcctaattttcaaaGGGAGTTGGCATctggaaaatgtttggaaacCGATTGTAAACACTTCGTACGCCTGCGCACGTTTTGTGCACTTTTTTAAAGGGCCCATATGGAAAAGTTTAGTATGATTCAAAGGAACGAGACAACTTGTTTTGCAGAGCTTTTCATTTACAAGTTTTAATTTCTGCATTACTGAAACTAGGGGCAGTTTTAAATAGGTCCAGGTGAGTTCAAACACCTGTTATGTGAACTTTGATTTAGATATTCCGCTAGTTTTGTGTGTAAGATTAAGTCCAAATTTCTATTTAGAGTCTCAAGCTTTCTGctaaaaagctaaaaaatgaAGCTAAGACCCAGAGGAGTTAACGTCAGAAGTAGGATTTGGTATGGGTTGAACCCCCAACttcaaatatattaatttaatttaatttaatttatttacgcTCGCGAGGAGAggtggaaaaagttgaagaaaaaacacataCAATAGATCATAAATACAATACACTGAATAAGAGGGatagaaacaagaaaaataaataggaaCGAAAGTTTGTTAACAGGACAGTTAGGTCAGGCGGGAGGAAATAATGTTATGTGGGTAGTTCATGTTGCAATCATCAGTTGTCAGACATCTCGTTATTCAAGATCTGATATATGTTTTAGAAACTTGGGGATTAGTCAAATCAAGGAATCAATTTGGATTGGTTGGTGTTCCAAAAAGTGGTGAACCGTAATTTCATGTCTCATAGCACCCAACATTCTCTAGTTTCACGactcaatttaaaatttaaaaaaacaaagaaagaaaatggaaCGTGTACATTGGCAGTATGCAGTAGGCGGGCAGACATTTAAACCCTTACTTGAAAGtccaatttttaacaaatattttattaatacGATTCTGTGGTTACTTTGAATTCTGATAGAGACCACCTTTGCCTTTGcttaaacataaaaaactttgaaaaacattatttctcAAATGTAACAAAAACACAGTTTAGTCTCTAACATTTTGCAACATCTGAGGTtaataagaagaaaaagagcaacatTCAAGCTGTGCTCGCGGAGCAGTttagaaaacaagaaaacacacatacatacatacaaGACGGAATGAAATGAAATCAGTTCACACATTCTTCAACCTTCTACTCTTCCTCCCACCCGGTGCTTTTTGCGCTTAGAAAATctatctctttctctcttttttattttccaaaataaaaggAACATCTAActtatttttatgattttgttTGTTCTATTCCCGACTGAATCTTGGATTTGATGAGCTTGATTCGTTGATTTAATACCCCCGGATTCCCATGGAAAACCTATGAAATTCCTATAAAATGCCAAGAATCCTGTTAAAATCTCTTtctgttttccttttttcttttgaaaagacTGGATAAATGTTTTCGTTGAGTAGAAGAAGAGCACCTTTTGACAGGTTTTTTTGCAACACattacgaaaaatttgaaggtgGAAAGAGAAGAAGTGAGGGTAGGTACTCTCTACTGTCATCGATCATAACTTTAGACAATTGGCTCCTCATTGGCAAAATCAGACACCAAGAGAGAGACGGGAAGTCAAAGAGACTTAGAGATAAAAAGATAGGTAGACATGATCAGGGAAGAGttccaaatttctttgaactttttcaaactcttGTTTTTGATTAATTATTAGGTTGGTATTTATCTAACACGCATTTTCTGAACGACGGAGCttcatatttgaaatttgactttgtgaaatcatttaaataattataacaCCTTTATCCAACTATTTGTTTGGAAGTTTTTACTTTGAAGATGGTGAATTTAATTCTAgttgagaattttcagaaagtttcatttttatttcaaaaataacaacttGAACATCCTGAACCAATTGACTACATCAGCTGAGATGGTgcctttcaaaaagttcttcTAAACTCGagtcttaaaattttgcaagattTGACTCACTCGAATATGTTATCATGGTAGGCAGGTAAGTCGTCTGTAACCTATCTGACTTCGTGCTTGACTTTTGcccattttctgaattttgttgagggctttttgataagtttattgaaattaagTATTGAAGTTTAAATAACGTCAGTTTATTGAGTCAATTCATAGAATACGTAGGAAAGCATTCAGACGTTTTTGAACAAACTTCGAAAACctacaacaatttttgaaatgaaagaaatcacaaatttccatttttgaactCTTAGGATTTAATTACAGCAGTACTTTTTCGATAAgcgaattatttttgaaatgaaagcttgatttggaattatttatttagaCTTACGATCACATACcactgatttcaaaaaagatatcATTAGAGCGTATATTCCGAGAAAAAGAACATCACAAGTGCAACAACGACACCttatgaaaaatgacaaatcaAGAAGGATGAGGACAACTTTTGACGCCTGTCATCATCAAAAAGTTGCGAAAATTTAGCCGTCTCCTTTCAGTGTCTTTCATTCAGGAGCCATCATCCCCTCATCTACTCATTTTCCCTAAATACTTTACACCTTCTCATCCACTcgttctctgcgtctcttactCTAATATGCTCTTCATAAACCGTCTAGCCAGTGCCCACTATCATCACCAGCGGTGCCCCCTCCCAGGTTGAAAGCGATTGTTTAGAAGTTTGGCAAAAATGCTCCAacctcgacacgacaaattgcTTGCTCGCCGAGTTAGTTTGAAAGATgaagatatttatttttgatctactagTTCTTCTTCCTGTCAGATAGGGGACGTTCCCTCCTGGTTCTTCCTTGACGATGGTCGGCTGGCA
The nucleotide sequence above comes from Caenorhabditis elegans chromosome III. Encoded proteins:
- the K07E12.2 gene encoding uncharacterized protein (Confirmed by transcript evidence), which codes for MEVSRFCEEKEINNYQSQLEARKLKRQELMEKFAKERHKRNREKELKKLSEGRGKWFKGVETRKSNKEKKKNSKKIEDAKNNEGSSGALKMEQECCLENVKEKVVKMISVVKAEIKKEEV